One window of Hymenobacter sp. BRD128 genomic DNA carries:
- a CDS encoding HPr-rel-A system PqqD family peptide chaperone, which translates to MKLKPNIATSEAGFVFNPATGDSFAASPLAAEILALLRAGEPAAGIVAQLLARYDVSESQLRRDLDDFLAQLHSFQLLESAA; encoded by the coding sequence TTGAAGCTCAAGCCCAACATAGCCACCAGCGAAGCCGGCTTCGTCTTCAACCCCGCCACCGGCGATTCCTTCGCCGCTAGCCCTCTGGCGGCCGAAATTCTGGCGCTGCTGCGGGCCGGCGAGCCAGCGGCGGGTATCGTGGCGCAGTTGCTGGCGCGCTACGACGTGAGCGAAAGCCAGCTGCGGCGCGACCTCGACGATTTTCTGGCCCAGCTGCATAGCTTCCAATTACTTGAGTCCGCTGCCTAG
- a CDS encoding sensor histidine kinase, with amino-acid sequence MNAVAGLAILALHQQAETRLHVPELVARGREAVLDPPNPWSAPRPHFAPGPAEEEGSPLFDTGVLLLTLMVLGLSASLSAVQKAQRDAESRLELERRQVATELSLLKAQINPHFFFNTLNNIYALTLIDGERARAALHRLSRMMRYVLYETPAGHTRLSQEISFLRDYIELMHLRLTDQVEVVFDTPADPSGPDPYLAPMLFQPYVENAFKHGISASAPSRITIVLRQPGPQQVEMCVRNTLFANHQPEADEPGGIGLANTQRRLDLLYPGHYQLRVTAPTPQHEYEVCLSLHLRP; translated from the coding sequence GTGAACGCCGTGGCCGGGCTAGCCATCCTGGCGTTGCATCAGCAGGCCGAAACCCGCCTGCACGTGCCCGAGCTGGTGGCCCGGGGCCGCGAGGCCGTGCTGGACCCGCCCAACCCGTGGTCGGCGCCGCGCCCGCACTTTGCCCCTGGCCCCGCTGAGGAAGAAGGCTCGCCGCTCTTCGATACCGGCGTGCTGCTGCTCACGCTCATGGTGCTGGGCTTGTCGGCTAGCCTCTCGGCCGTGCAAAAAGCCCAGCGCGACGCTGAAAGCCGCCTGGAGCTGGAGCGCCGCCAGGTAGCCACCGAGCTGAGCTTGCTGAAGGCCCAAATCAACCCGCATTTTTTCTTCAATACGCTCAATAACATCTACGCCCTCACGCTGATAGATGGCGAGCGGGCCCGCGCCGCCCTGCACCGCCTCTCGCGCATGATGCGCTACGTGCTCTACGAAACACCCGCCGGCCACACTCGCTTGAGCCAGGAAATCAGCTTCTTGCGCGACTACATCGAGCTGATGCACCTGCGCCTCACCGACCAGGTAGAGGTTGTGTTTGACACGCCCGCCGACCCTAGCGGGCCCGACCCCTACCTCGCGCCCATGCTGTTTCAGCCCTACGTCGAGAATGCCTTTAAGCACGGCATCAGTGCCAGCGCCCCGAGCCGCATCACCATCGTGCTGCGCCAGCCCGGCCCGCAGCAGGTCGAGATGTGCGTGCGCAACACCTTGTTTGCCAACCACCAGCCCGAGGCCGACGAGCCCGGCGGCATCGGGCTGGCCAACACGCAGCGCCGCCTCGACTTGCTCTATCCCGGCCACTACCAGCTGCGCGTCACCGCCCCCACCCCCCAACACGAGTACGAAGTATGTCTCAGCCTGCACCTGCGGCCGTAG
- a CDS encoding LytTR family DNA-binding domain-containing protein — translation MSQPAPAAVAAIPCIAVDDEPLALGLVCSFIEQTPLLKLVGRYASAVAALRALHEQPEVKLLFLDIKMPDLSGLELARVLQGGGQRVIFTTAFNQYALEGFRVDALDYLLKPFNYEEFLRAALKARAFFEAKLPVAPAAAVPASPAPPPAEDHIYLKVEYQLVRVMLADILYVEGLKDYVKVHLASQPRPLLSLTSLRSMEEKLPAGRFMRIHRSYIVGLDHVAAVGRGTLQVKAETLPVSDGYREAVDAFFARWK, via the coding sequence ATGTCTCAGCCTGCACCTGCGGCCGTAGCCGCCATCCCCTGCATCGCCGTCGATGACGAGCCGCTGGCCCTGGGCCTGGTGTGCTCGTTCATCGAGCAAACCCCGTTGTTGAAGCTCGTGGGGCGCTACGCCAGCGCCGTGGCTGCCCTGCGCGCCCTGCACGAGCAGCCCGAGGTCAAGCTGTTGTTCCTGGATATCAAGATGCCCGACCTCAGCGGCCTGGAGCTGGCTAGGGTGCTGCAGGGCGGCGGCCAGCGCGTCATCTTCACCACGGCCTTCAACCAGTACGCGCTGGAAGGCTTTCGGGTCGATGCGCTTGATTACTTGCTGAAACCCTTTAACTACGAAGAGTTTCTGCGGGCCGCGCTCAAGGCCCGGGCCTTCTTCGAGGCGAAACTACCGGTAGCGCCCGCGGCGGCCGTGCCCGCTAGCCCCGCCCCGCCGCCCGCGGAGGACCACATCTACCTCAAGGTAGAGTATCAGCTCGTGCGCGTCATGCTGGCCGATATCCTCTACGTGGAAGGCCTGAAGGACTACGTGAAGGTGCACCTGGCTAGCCAGCCCCGCCCGCTGCTCTCGCTCACCAGCCTGCGCAGCATGGAGGAAAAGCTGCCCGCCGGCCGCTTCATGCGCATCCACCGCAGCTACATTGTGGGCCTCGACCACGTGGCCGCCGTGGGTCGCGGCACCCTGCAAGTGAAGGCCGAAACGCTGCCCGTGAGCGACGGCTACCGCGAGGCGGTGGACGCGTTTTTTGCCCGGTGGAAGTAG
- a CDS encoding gliding motility-associated C-terminal domain-containing protein, which yields MVRNGASFIDSTPRIFPALGDYACLNNLFYYDFGGQDPDGDSLAYDMVTPLNGHSTAANPAPLPTAAPYSTVTWTTGLGTTNQIPGTPPLAIDAHTGRLTVRPSRLGLFVFGVRCSEYRKGVKIGETRRDFQLYVLNCPSNNPPVVTVQANGRLYRAGRDTVRIAPTGPRCLTLRYTDPDPNSVLTLTAAPVNFTDPATAPSFTTTASGTVRASGQPDTLTATLCFPQCADTKGKVYYVNVMVADNGCALPKRDTVRVAFLATPPPSTVPVLTTSFPPEVPGIITEVRVALNQPYTATLLGTDTAPNPLALTAAGEGFDLPSVGMSFAAQNGTGRATANFAWTPTCATATASPNGLLVHFTLTQSGTICTPHILTRTIRFVVKRPADSLAFRPPNIITPNGDGLNDVFTLPDLPPDFCDAQFASVQIFSRWGRLMYQSPDRGFRWSGAAAAGMYFYLITYTDGRKYKGWLEVVP from the coding sequence GTGGTGCGCAACGGCGCCTCGTTTATCGACTCGACGCCGCGCATCTTCCCGGCCCTGGGCGATTATGCCTGCCTGAACAACCTGTTTTACTACGACTTCGGCGGCCAGGACCCCGACGGCGACTCGCTGGCCTACGACATGGTGACGCCGCTCAACGGCCACTCCACGGCCGCCAACCCCGCCCCGCTGCCCACCGCTGCTCCCTACTCTACCGTGACCTGGACTACCGGCCTGGGCACCACTAACCAGATACCCGGCACGCCGCCCCTGGCCATCGATGCGCACACCGGGCGCCTCACGGTGCGGCCTAGCCGGCTGGGCTTGTTCGTGTTTGGGGTGCGCTGCTCGGAATACCGCAAGGGCGTGAAAATCGGCGAAACGCGGCGCGACTTCCAGCTCTACGTGCTCAACTGCCCCAGCAACAACCCGCCCGTGGTGACGGTGCAGGCCAACGGCCGCCTCTACCGCGCCGGCCGCGACACGGTGCGCATCGCGCCCACTGGCCCGCGCTGCCTCACGCTGCGCTACACCGACCCCGACCCCAATTCGGTGCTCACGCTCACGGCCGCGCCCGTCAATTTTACCGACCCGGCCACGGCCCCGAGCTTCACCACCACCGCCAGCGGCACGGTGCGCGCCAGCGGCCAGCCCGATACGCTCACCGCCACGCTCTGCTTCCCGCAGTGCGCAGACACGAAGGGTAAAGTGTACTATGTCAACGTGATGGTAGCCGACAACGGTTGCGCCCTGCCCAAGCGCGACACCGTGCGGGTGGCCTTTCTGGCCACACCGCCCCCTAGCACGGTGCCGGTGCTCACCACCAGTTTTCCGCCCGAAGTGCCCGGCATTATCACCGAGGTGCGCGTAGCGCTCAACCAGCCCTACACCGCCACCCTACTCGGCACCGACACCGCGCCCAACCCGCTAGCCCTCACGGCGGCCGGCGAAGGCTTCGACCTGCCCAGCGTGGGCATGAGCTTCGCGGCCCAGAACGGCACTGGCCGCGCCACCGCCAATTTTGCCTGGACGCCCACCTGCGCCACCGCCACGGCTAGCCCCAATGGCCTGCTGGTGCACTTCACCCTCACCCAAAGCGGCACCATCTGCACCCCGCACATCCTCACGCGCACCATTCGTTTCGTGGTGAAGCGACCGGCCGACTCGCTGGCCTTCCGACCGCCCAATATCATCACCCCCAACGGCGACGGGCTGAACGACGTGTTCACGCTGCCCGACCTGCCGCCCGATTTCTGCGACGCGCAGTTTGCCAGCGTGCAAATCTTCTCGCGCTGGGGCCGGCTCATGTATCAGTCGCCCGACCGCGGCTTCCGCTGGAGCGGTGCGGCGGCGGCCGGCATGTATTTTTACCTCATCACTTACACCGACGGCCGCAAGTACAAAGGCTGGCTGGAAGTGGTGCCGTAA